The Sorangiineae bacterium MSr11367 genome window below encodes:
- a CDS encoding anthranilate synthase component I: MYHDDYRTKGGITVHREREDISYPNDIQLLAARLDKRRGVLLSSSFEFPGRYARWDTGFADPPLVVTARGRSFTIEALNARGAVLLPTIAVALYELDVFTTLHANQERIQGEVHAPSKPFPEEMRSRQPSIFTVLRTLTELFQSNEDHLLGLYGAFGYDLVFQFEPMPLRLTRPAEQRDLVLYLPDEVLVVDHMQRSASVVRYDFVVSGRSTLGVARRTTDAPYHRDPMGPVPPESDHAPGEYAAGVERAREAFARGDLFEAVLAQTLTATCAEAPSEIFHRLRAKNPAPYGAMMNLGGGEFLVCASPEMFVRVEGKRIETCPIAGTIQRGVDALEDADRIRELLNSSKDEAELTMCTDVDRNDKSRVCEAGSVRVIGRRQIEQYSRLIHTVDHVEGMLRPEFDAFDGFLSHAWAVTVTGAPKRWAIRFIEQEEKSPRRWYGGAIGRVTFDGNMNTGLTLRTIRMKDGIAEVRVGATLLHDSEPAAEEAETRLKASAMFAAIRADGIPRSSAPVRAASATGAHVLLIDHEDSFVHTLASYFRVAGAEVTTMRPELAREELRAGRDPDLVVLSPGPGRPSDFDMNATLALALERRLPIFGVCLGLQGMVEHFGGTLAMLNLPMHGKCSDVRILGGRVLADLPKHFVVGRYHSIHASRILVPPELVVTAETSDGVVMAIEHATLPLAAVQFHPESVMTSPDIGHRLIDRAINVLLAERRASTDSSMTASVSL, translated from the coding sequence ATGTACCATGACGATTATCGAACCAAAGGCGGGATCACCGTTCACCGTGAACGGGAAGACATCTCGTACCCCAATGACATCCAGCTGCTCGCGGCCCGCCTCGACAAGCGCCGCGGCGTGCTCCTCTCCTCGAGCTTCGAGTTTCCCGGCCGCTACGCGCGATGGGATACGGGGTTTGCCGATCCGCCGCTGGTCGTCACCGCGCGCGGTCGCAGCTTCACCATCGAGGCCCTGAACGCCCGCGGCGCCGTGCTGCTGCCCACCATCGCGGTGGCCCTGTACGAGCTCGATGTCTTTACGACGCTGCACGCGAACCAGGAGCGCATCCAGGGCGAGGTCCACGCGCCCAGCAAGCCCTTCCCGGAGGAAATGCGCAGCCGCCAGCCCAGCATCTTCACCGTGCTGCGCACCCTGACCGAGCTCTTTCAATCGAACGAGGACCACCTACTCGGGCTCTACGGGGCTTTCGGCTACGATCTCGTTTTCCAGTTCGAGCCCATGCCTTTGCGCCTCACGCGCCCGGCCGAGCAGCGCGATCTCGTGTTGTACCTGCCCGACGAGGTCCTCGTGGTGGACCACATGCAGCGTTCGGCCTCGGTCGTGCGCTACGACTTCGTCGTGTCGGGCCGCTCCACCCTCGGCGTTGCGCGGCGCACGACCGATGCGCCGTACCACCGCGACCCCATGGGGCCCGTCCCGCCCGAGAGCGATCACGCGCCCGGCGAATACGCCGCCGGCGTCGAGCGCGCGCGCGAGGCCTTCGCGCGCGGCGACTTGTTCGAGGCCGTGCTCGCGCAGACCCTCACCGCCACCTGCGCCGAGGCACCGAGCGAGATTTTCCACCGGCTGCGGGCCAAGAACCCGGCGCCCTACGGCGCCATGATGAACCTCGGCGGCGGCGAGTTCCTCGTATGCGCGTCGCCCGAGATGTTCGTCCGCGTCGAAGGAAAGCGCATCGAAACGTGCCCCATCGCCGGCACCATCCAGCGTGGCGTCGACGCCCTCGAGGACGCCGACCGCATCCGCGAATTGCTCAACTCGAGCAAAGACGAAGCGGAGCTCACCATGTGCACCGACGTCGACCGAAACGACAAATCGCGCGTCTGCGAGGCCGGCAGCGTGCGGGTCATCGGGCGGCGGCAGATCGAGCAGTATTCGCGCTTGATCCACACCGTGGACCATGTCGAGGGCATGCTCCGTCCCGAGTTCGACGCCTTCGACGGCTTTTTGAGCCACGCCTGGGCGGTGACGGTGACCGGCGCGCCGAAGCGTTGGGCCATCCGCTTCATCGAGCAGGAAGAGAAGAGCCCGCGCCGTTGGTACGGAGGCGCCATCGGACGCGTCACGTTCGACGGCAACATGAACACCGGCTTGACCTTGCGCACGATCCGCATGAAAGACGGCATCGCCGAGGTGCGCGTGGGCGCCACCTTGCTGCACGACAGCGAGCCCGCCGCCGAGGAAGCCGAAACGCGCCTCAAGGCCTCCGCGATGTTCGCGGCCATCCGCGCCGACGGCATTCCCCGCTCCAGTGCACCCGTGCGCGCCGCAAGCGCCACCGGTGCCCACGTGTTGCTCATCGACCACGAAGACAGCTTCGTGCACACGCTTGCCAGCTACTTCCGCGTCGCGGGCGCCGAGGTCACCACCATGCGCCCGGAGCTTGCCCGCGAAGAGCTGCGCGCGGGCCGCGATCCCGATCTCGTGGTGCTTTCGCCGGGCCCGGGGCGCCCGAGCGACTTCGACATGAATGCGACCTTGGCGCTGGCCCTCGAACGGCGCCTGCCGATCTTCGGCGTTTGCCTGGGCTTACAAGGCATGGTCGAGCACTTCGGCGGCACCCTCGCCATGCTCAATTTGCCCATGCATGGCAAATGCTCCGACGTGCGCATCCTCGGCGGTCGCGTGCTCGCGGATTTGCCGAAGCACTTCGTCGTCGGTCGTTACCATTCGATCCATGCGAGCCGCATCCTCGTGCCGCCGGAGCTGGTGGTGACCGCCGAAACCTCCGATGGCGTGGTGATGGCCATCGAACACGCGACGCTGCCTTTGGCTGCGGTGCAATTTCACCCCGAATCGGTCATGACCTCACCCGATATTGGACATCGACTCATCGACCGCGCCATCAATGTGCTTTTGGCCGAGCGTCGTGCGTCGACCGATAGTTCGATGACAGCTTCCGTATCGCTTTAG
- a CDS encoding protein kinase, with protein MELEPVFAGRFVIEELAGTGGMGVVYRARDRQRDGATVALKVLASSAYERHLHERFTREANVLAQLHHPGIVSYVDHGTTPHGEAYLVMEWLEGEDLDQRLARRDLSLPETVNLFRQIADALSAAHRHGIVHRDLKPRNIFLVGGNLDQVSLLDFGVARLVSSELTAHGLAVGTPLYMAPEQARGDRNVGPSADVFTLGSVMFECLTGRSPFSGENTPLVMANIMRREAPRLRTLRPAMPKDVEDLLARMLSKDPTQRPKDACALLCDLLALGPIPDVPDALGSAEPPPTTLAAPASRPLLEEQQLVSVVMSVNPNARRRPFRVGDEELTSPSPRATLADAVRGRFGARVDLLLDGTMTAILAKTERMTATEQAVQAARCALFVREIESSFQVAVTTGRAVVRAHMPSGEALDRARTFLRTVARIETAPSGVWIDDVTAQLLDARFQTGRAASGFRVVEEEILTDEARPLLGKPTPCVGRDRELALLRMLLSECCEEPVARLAVVTAAAGIGKSRLRREFLRQVHSDDRMKVETLVGHSDPTRAGAPYGILWDAFRRLIGVRDGEDVSLQQNKLRERVGRHVPAGKVQFASEFIGELCGIHFPSEASPRLQDARSQPHSMFSHVSEALITFFRAESHAHPVVLVLEDLQWSDVLTVRAIDMLLRDCGDEPIMVLALARPEVDELFPKLWSERKRQDFRLDGLTKKASTQLVATVLGEDVEPAAVPRIVDQAAGNALFLEELIRFVASGGAAAMPATVLAMLQARLKRLDPDLRRVLRAASIFGGRFWRGGIVALLGGDDSPGSMDGWLRALVDQELIVLDSSGRFLGDIQYSFRHELVREAAHSMLTDADRVAGHRAAARFLESMGERNPRVLAEHFALGDMMARASKCYTKAAIDAFDHGDIRAVIPLTESAIACGAEGELLGISLAVRGRAHALDCEWDEAPPLLARALPLLSRGSRAWYMAAGMMLLGAGVLVHPDEVSRWGEELWAAPCESKSAVARLEAGWLAVGYSARAGARSQAERHLAKMDEHAASITSLFGKGLWKLARAEYAWYLRPEPWTASMAAAEAEGLFEAGGHHRLMAFAQIYRGISLAHLGNIDAGEQKLRAALAEARRSRELWLISNATPYLAMVLLEKGNAASVDEAERLLRAFLDQPGEKSYRGLANAVLAEILLLRGDLASAEKHARLGVGMITAFVIYRAHANAVLTKVLQHSHRLVEACKHIDAALEACADEGCGFMEVRLWLEAFDAYAAAKNLAAMRALEGAVKRVRDRAEHISDADVRMRYLTKNAVNRRVLEEAETHPNFATGRVM; from the coding sequence ATGGAACTCGAGCCCGTCTTCGCAGGGCGGTTCGTCATCGAAGAGCTCGCGGGCACCGGCGGCATGGGTGTGGTGTACCGAGCGCGCGATCGGCAGCGCGACGGAGCCACGGTAGCGCTCAAGGTGCTCGCTTCTTCTGCGTACGAGCGCCATCTTCATGAGCGATTCACGCGCGAGGCCAACGTCCTCGCGCAGCTGCACCATCCGGGGATCGTCTCGTACGTCGACCATGGAACCACGCCGCACGGCGAGGCCTACCTCGTCATGGAGTGGCTCGAAGGTGAAGACTTGGACCAACGCTTGGCCCGACGAGATCTCTCGCTGCCGGAGACCGTGAATTTGTTCCGGCAGATCGCGGATGCTCTCTCGGCGGCGCATCGACATGGGATCGTGCACCGCGATCTCAAGCCGAGAAACATCTTCCTGGTCGGCGGCAACTTGGACCAGGTATCGCTGCTCGACTTCGGCGTGGCGCGGCTGGTGTCGTCCGAACTCACGGCACACGGTCTGGCCGTGGGCACTCCATTGTACATGGCGCCGGAACAAGCGCGTGGCGACCGCAATGTCGGTCCAAGCGCCGACGTGTTCACCCTGGGATCCGTGATGTTCGAGTGCTTGACCGGGAGATCACCTTTCTCGGGAGAGAATACGCCGCTCGTCATGGCGAACATCATGCGTCGAGAAGCTCCGCGCCTGCGAACGCTGCGACCGGCGATGCCGAAAGACGTGGAGGACCTGCTCGCACGGATGCTCTCGAAGGATCCAACGCAGCGTCCGAAGGATGCATGCGCGCTCCTGTGCGATCTCCTCGCGCTCGGGCCGATCCCGGACGTGCCCGACGCCCTCGGGAGTGCGGAGCCTCCTCCCACCACGCTCGCCGCACCGGCGTCGCGCCCGCTGCTCGAGGAGCAGCAGCTCGTGAGCGTCGTCATGTCCGTCAATCCGAACGCGCGCCGCCGTCCCTTCAGGGTGGGAGACGAAGAGCTGACATCGCCGTCTCCCCGGGCAACGCTTGCCGACGCCGTGCGTGGGCGTTTCGGTGCCCGCGTCGACCTGCTCCTCGACGGAACGATGACGGCCATTCTCGCCAAAACCGAGCGGATGACCGCGACCGAGCAAGCCGTGCAGGCCGCGCGGTGCGCACTCTTCGTTCGCGAAATCGAGTCCTCGTTTCAGGTTGCGGTGACCACCGGGCGAGCGGTCGTGCGCGCGCACATGCCAAGCGGGGAGGCCCTCGACCGAGCGCGCACGTTCCTTCGAACGGTCGCGCGGATCGAAACGGCGCCGAGCGGCGTGTGGATCGACGACGTCACGGCGCAGCTCCTCGATGCGCGCTTCCAAACAGGGCGAGCCGCCTCTGGCTTCCGTGTCGTGGAGGAGGAGATCCTCACCGACGAAGCACGGCCCCTGCTCGGCAAACCGACACCCTGCGTGGGGCGCGATCGGGAGCTCGCCCTGCTACGCATGCTGCTCTCGGAGTGTTGCGAAGAGCCGGTGGCGCGGCTGGCCGTGGTCACCGCCGCCGCCGGAATCGGCAAGTCCAGGTTGCGGCGCGAGTTTCTGCGCCAAGTCCATTCCGATGATCGCATGAAGGTCGAGACCTTGGTCGGGCACAGCGATCCGACGCGCGCCGGGGCGCCGTACGGCATTTTGTGGGACGCATTCCGCAGGCTCATCGGCGTGCGCGACGGTGAAGACGTTTCGCTGCAGCAAAACAAACTTCGCGAGCGTGTTGGCCGTCACGTGCCCGCGGGCAAAGTGCAATTCGCCAGTGAATTCATCGGTGAGCTTTGTGGGATTCACTTTCCATCGGAGGCCAGTCCGCGCCTTCAGGATGCGCGGAGCCAGCCCCACTCGATGTTCAGTCATGTGAGCGAGGCCTTGATCACGTTCTTCCGTGCCGAAAGCCATGCACACCCCGTTGTGCTGGTCCTCGAAGATCTGCAATGGAGTGACGTTCTCACGGTGCGTGCGATCGACATGCTGCTCCGCGACTGCGGCGACGAACCCATCATGGTTCTGGCCTTGGCTCGGCCCGAGGTGGACGAGCTCTTTCCAAAGCTCTGGTCGGAGCGCAAACGTCAGGACTTTCGCCTCGATGGCCTCACGAAAAAGGCGAGCACGCAGCTCGTGGCCACCGTACTCGGCGAAGACGTCGAGCCGGCGGCCGTGCCGCGAATCGTCGATCAGGCTGCGGGCAATGCTCTCTTCTTGGAAGAATTGATTCGCTTCGTGGCCAGCGGCGGGGCTGCGGCCATGCCCGCCACGGTGCTCGCCATGCTGCAAGCGCGCCTCAAACGCCTCGACCCCGATCTGCGGCGCGTGCTGCGGGCGGCAAGTATCTTCGGAGGCAGGTTCTGGCGCGGCGGCATCGTCGCACTTCTTGGTGGAGACGACTCACCCGGAAGTATGGACGGATGGCTTCGCGCCCTCGTCGATCAGGAACTCATCGTGCTCGATTCGAGCGGCCGCTTCCTCGGCGACATTCAGTACTCGTTTCGCCATGAGCTGGTACGCGAGGCCGCGCACAGCATGCTCACCGACGCCGATCGCGTCGCCGGCCATCGCGCAGCTGCGCGCTTTCTCGAATCGATGGGCGAACGCAATCCGCGTGTTCTCGCCGAGCACTTCGCTCTCGGCGACATGATGGCTCGGGCCTCGAAGTGCTACACGAAGGCGGCAATCGATGCCTTCGATCACGGAGATATCCGCGCCGTCATTCCTCTGACCGAAAGCGCCATCGCATGCGGAGCCGAGGGCGAGCTCCTGGGGATATCCCTCGCGGTCCGCGGGCGAGCTCACGCTCTGGATTGCGAGTGGGACGAGGCACCTCCGCTCCTCGCTCGGGCTCTTCCTCTCCTGAGCCGCGGAAGTCGGGCGTGGTACATGGCCGCGGGGATGATGCTCCTCGGAGCGGGAGTCCTCGTTCACCCGGACGAGGTGTCGCGCTGGGGAGAGGAGCTTTGGGCCGCCCCTTGCGAGTCGAAGAGCGCGGTGGCGCGGTTGGAGGCCGGCTGGCTTGCGGTGGGGTACTCGGCGCGCGCCGGAGCGCGATCCCAGGCCGAACGCCACCTCGCGAAGATGGATGAACACGCCGCATCCATCACGAGCCTCTTTGGCAAGGGGCTATGGAAGCTCGCCCGTGCAGAATACGCTTGGTATCTGCGCCCGGAGCCCTGGACCGCGTCGATGGCGGCTGCGGAGGCCGAGGGGCTGTTCGAGGCGGGAGGACATCACCGGCTCATGGCGTTTGCGCAAATCTATCGCGGCATCTCGCTGGCTCACCTGGGCAACATCGATGCGGGCGAGCAAAAATTACGGGCCGCCTTGGCCGAGGCGCGCCGCTCACGGGAGCTGTGGCTCATCTCCAATGCAACGCCCTATCTGGCCATGGTTCTCCTCGAGAAAGGGAACGCCGCGTCCGTCGACGAAGCCGAACGGCTCCTTCGCGCGTTCTTGGACCAGCCCGGCGAAAAGAGCTACCGCGGCCTGGCGAACGCCGTTCTCGCGGAGATCCTTCTCTTGCGCGGAGACCTCGCATCTGCGGAAAAACATGCTCGACTCGGCGTCGGTATGATCACGGCGTTCGTCATCTACAGGGCGCACGCCAACGCGGTTCTGACGAAAGTCCTGCAGCATAGCCATCGCCTGGTCGAGGCGTGCAAACACATCGACGCTGCGCTCGAGGCGTGTGCGGACGAGGGTTGCGGTTTCATGGAGGTGCGCCTCTGGCTCGAGGCCTTCGACGCCTACGCGGCAGCAAAGAATCTCGCGGCCATGCGCGCTCTGGAGGGCGCCGTGAAACGGGTACGCGATCGCGCCGAGCACATTTCGGACGCGGATGTCCGGATGCGCTACCTCACGAAGAACGCTGTGAACCGGCGCGTTCTCGAAGAGGCGGAAACGCATCCGAACTTTGCGACAGGGAGGGTGATGTAG
- a CDS encoding protein kinase, whose translation MDLELNSIFAGRFLLEAVAGTGGMAIVYRARDQKRGNAPVALKVLRRLGDVPHVHERFAREASVLAQLQHPGIVSYIDHGITPQGDAFLVMEWLEGESLGKRLDRDGLSLVETVTLFRGIVDALSVAHRRGIVHRDLKPENIFLREGRPDRVSLLDFGVARLISSELTSTGLALGTPIYMAPEQARGETIGPSADVFSLGCVMFRCLTGRVLFDGSHPTVIMAGILLHEAPALRALRPSMPKPLETLLARMLEKNPQHRPRDADALLDALNQLAVLSDEPAPEHAMARTVPLSDEQQLVSVILAVVPTPVAVRLPLADTLRSRFGARVEHLADGSMIATLAQTESMTATDQAVQAARCALFLLEESPVQRIVLTMGRGVVGERLPGGEVMDRAGKLVHASQTSQTPGIWVDDVTAQLLDARFRMSRTESGLCILTAEVDTEEPRLLLGKPTPCVGRRRELAQLQMLLAECCEDSIARLSLVIAPPGIGKSHLRREFVRQVQHDATRSVEVWLGRSDPTRAGAPYGLLWDALQRLIGLHDGEEISAQQSRLRERVRRHVPESEVQFVTEFMGEICKIPFPSETSPKLRSARLALGNLVDQVSVAFTAFVRAESGAHPVLIVLEDLHWGDGLTVRLVDDMLRDCSNRPIMVMALARPDVETLYPKLWAERKREDLRLGGLTKKASSELVTQVLGTQVASDVVERIADQAAGNALFLEELIRFVAQNASDAMPDTVIAMLQARLQRLEPDLRRVLRAASVYGATFWRGGLMALLGERDSVATLDQRLEALLDQELVVRNGTSRFLGDAQYSFRHVLVREAAHSTLTDTDRLQGHRAAAAFLESKGEHDSGVLAEHLVLGGDEERAAEYYARAATEAIDYHNELVIAGTLAERGIACAPKGNTLAALLTTRGRVSFFRYDHANAYSTLQEALSVLRPGSDHWWLAAGTLVLVMAGLLRWGEILELGGKMLTASCDPGAAPLRMRALCYLVMKLIWGGRRAQTAPYLARLDDLVGSLDEARGRVWWELAHLTESLWSKPDPWGASMAASRAEAVLEQSEYLHLLALTRVFRGCALVHLGSIDAGEPKLRAALETARRKRDPYLLSASTPFLAISLVDKGDAASMDEARCILRELLEGVGDRSLQGVGHAILADIHLRYGELEPAEPLARRAIGMISEYALFRPFADTVLTNVLRQAGRPAEACAHADATLAWVESVGGCGVFEVRLRLAAFEAHAAAGSPAAAHVLEGALEQIRLRAEGIPDPRLRDRFLSRDPTNRRVLEEARRLLPASLLASFADRVGFTGY comes from the coding sequence ATGGATCTCGAGCTCAACTCGATTTTCGCCGGGCGATTCCTGCTCGAAGCCGTGGCGGGCACGGGCGGGATGGCCATTGTTTACCGCGCGCGCGACCAAAAGCGTGGCAACGCACCGGTGGCGCTCAAGGTGCTTCGCCGGCTCGGGGACGTGCCCCACGTTCACGAGAGATTCGCGCGCGAGGCGTCTGTCTTGGCCCAATTGCAGCACCCCGGAATCGTGTCGTACATCGATCACGGGATCACACCGCAAGGCGACGCATTTCTCGTTATGGAATGGCTCGAAGGGGAAAGCCTCGGCAAACGTCTGGACCGGGATGGACTTTCCCTCGTCGAAACGGTGACCTTGTTCCGGGGCATCGTCGATGCCCTTTCGGTCGCGCACCGCCGCGGAATCGTGCACCGCGATCTGAAGCCCGAAAACATCTTCCTCCGGGAGGGCAGACCGGATCGTGTGTCGCTGCTCGACTTCGGCGTGGCGCGGCTGATCTCGTCCGAGCTCACGTCGACCGGTCTGGCGCTCGGGACTCCAATCTACATGGCGCCCGAGCAGGCACGCGGAGAGACGATCGGCCCAAGTGCCGACGTGTTCTCGCTGGGATGCGTGATGTTCCGGTGCCTGACCGGGCGTGTGCTCTTCGATGGGAGCCACCCCACGGTCATCATGGCGGGCATTTTGCTCCACGAGGCCCCGGCGTTGCGGGCGTTGCGACCCTCGATGCCAAAGCCCCTGGAGACGCTGCTTGCACGGATGCTCGAGAAGAATCCGCAGCATCGTCCCAGGGACGCGGACGCGCTCCTCGACGCACTGAACCAGCTCGCGGTGCTTTCGGACGAACCCGCGCCCGAGCATGCCATGGCGCGTACCGTCCCGCTGTCCGACGAGCAACAGCTCGTGAGCGTCATCTTGGCCGTCGTGCCAACGCCCGTGGCGGTTCGCTTGCCCCTTGCCGATACGCTGCGCAGCCGCTTCGGTGCGCGCGTCGAGCACCTCGCGGATGGCTCGATGATCGCGACGCTCGCGCAGACGGAAAGCATGACCGCGACCGACCAAGCCGTGCAGGCAGCGCGGTGTGCGCTCTTCCTTCTCGAAGAGTCCCCCGTGCAGCGCATCGTGCTCACGATGGGGCGCGGTGTCGTCGGCGAGCGTCTGCCGGGCGGCGAGGTCATGGATCGCGCGGGCAAGTTGGTGCACGCTTCGCAGACTTCGCAGACGCCGGGCATCTGGGTCGACGACGTGACGGCACAACTGCTCGATGCACGCTTTCGAATGAGTCGAACGGAATCGGGGCTCTGCATTTTGACGGCGGAAGTCGACACGGAGGAACCCCGACTTCTGCTCGGCAAACCGACACCATGCGTCGGACGCCGTCGGGAGCTCGCGCAGCTGCAGATGCTGCTCGCGGAGTGCTGCGAGGACTCGATTGCTCGCCTCTCCCTGGTGATCGCACCGCCCGGGATCGGCAAGTCGCACCTGCGCCGCGAGTTCGTTCGACAAGTGCAGCATGATGCGACCAGGAGCGTCGAGGTATGGCTCGGACGCAGCGACCCGACGCGCGCGGGAGCACCCTATGGCCTGCTCTGGGATGCCTTGCAAAGGCTCATCGGCCTTCACGATGGCGAGGAGATCTCGGCGCAGCAAAGCAGGCTCCGCGAGCGGGTGCGGCGCCATGTGCCCGAGAGCGAAGTGCAATTCGTCACGGAATTCATGGGCGAGATTTGCAAAATCCCCTTTCCATCGGAGACGAGCCCGAAACTGCGGAGCGCGCGCCTGGCGTTAGGCAACCTGGTCGACCAGGTGAGTGTGGCCTTTACCGCCTTCGTGCGCGCCGAATCAGGCGCGCACCCGGTGCTGATCGTGCTCGAGGATCTGCATTGGGGCGACGGTCTCACGGTGCGTCTCGTCGACGACATGCTGCGCGATTGCAGCAACCGCCCCATCATGGTCATGGCTCTCGCCCGGCCCGACGTGGAGACGCTTTATCCGAAGCTGTGGGCCGAGCGCAAACGCGAGGATCTGCGGCTCGGCGGACTGACGAAGAAGGCCAGCTCGGAGCTTGTCACGCAAGTACTCGGCACACAGGTCGCATCCGACGTCGTCGAGCGCATCGCCGACCAGGCAGCAGGCAACGCGCTCTTCTTGGAGGAGCTGATTCGCTTCGTCGCCCAAAATGCGTCGGATGCGATGCCGGATACCGTGATTGCGATGTTGCAAGCACGGTTGCAACGCCTCGAGCCCGACCTGCGCCGCGTGCTTCGTGCGGCCAGCGTTTACGGTGCGACGTTTTGGCGAGGCGGGTTGATGGCGCTGCTCGGAGAGCGCGACTCGGTCGCGACCCTCGACCAGCGGCTCGAAGCGCTGCTCGACCAGGAGCTCGTCGTGCGAAATGGCACGAGCCGCTTTCTCGGAGACGCGCAGTATTCGTTTCGGCACGTGCTCGTACGGGAGGCGGCCCACAGCACGCTGACGGACACGGATCGCTTGCAGGGCCATCGCGCGGCTGCGGCGTTTCTGGAATCAAAGGGGGAACACGATTCCGGCGTTCTCGCAGAGCATTTGGTCCTCGGCGGCGACGAGGAGCGAGCGGCGGAGTACTACGCGCGGGCAGCGACCGAGGCGATCGATTACCACAACGAGCTCGTGATTGCTGGGACACTCGCCGAGCGAGGCATCGCATGTGCGCCGAAAGGCAACACCCTCGCCGCACTCCTGACCACGCGCGGACGCGTGAGCTTCTTTCGCTACGACCACGCGAACGCGTACTCGACCCTTCAAGAAGCGCTGTCGGTGCTCCGCCCCGGGAGCGATCACTGGTGGCTCGCGGCGGGCACACTCGTCCTGGTGATGGCGGGCCTCCTTCGCTGGGGCGAAATCCTGGAGCTCGGGGGAAAAATGCTGACCGCTTCGTGCGATCCCGGGGCCGCCCCACTGCGCATGCGCGCCCTGTGCTACTTGGTCATGAAGCTGATTTGGGGGGGGCGGCGCGCGCAGACTGCGCCTTATCTCGCGCGGCTGGATGACTTGGTCGGCTCCCTCGATGAGGCTCGTGGAAGGGTATGGTGGGAGTTGGCCCACTTGACCGAGTCCTTGTGGTCCAAGCCGGATCCATGGGGCGCCTCGATGGCCGCCTCTCGCGCCGAGGCCGTGCTCGAGCAATCCGAGTATTTGCACCTGCTCGCGCTCACAAGGGTCTTTCGAGGTTGTGCGCTCGTACACCTCGGGAGTATCGACGCGGGCGAGCCGAAGTTGCGTGCCGCCTTGGAGACGGCGCGCCGCAAGCGCGATCCCTATCTCCTCTCCGCCTCGACGCCGTTTCTTGCGATTAGCCTGGTCGACAAAGGGGATGCCGCCTCGATGGACGAAGCGCGGTGCATCCTTCGTGAACTCCTGGAAGGTGTGGGCGATCGCAGCCTGCAAGGAGTTGGGCACGCCATCTTGGCCGATATTCACCTCCGGTACGGCGAGCTCGAGCCCGCGGAACCACTCGCTCGACGCGCGATTGGCATGATCTCGGAATACGCGCTGTTCCGGCCGTTCGCCGACACCGTGCTGACGAATGTCCTGCGGCAGGCCGGTCGTCCTGCCGAGGCCTGCGCGCACGCCGACGCGACGCTCGCGTGGGTCGAATCGGTCGGCGGGTGTGGTGTCTTCGAGGTGCGACTTCGACTTGCCGCGTTCGAGGCGCACGCTGCGGCAGGCAGCCCGGCTGCCGCACACGTTCTGGAGGGTGCCCTCGAGCAGATCCGCCTTCGCGCCGAAGGGATCCCCGATCCGCGCCTTCGCGATCGCTTTCTCTCGCGGGATCCGACCAATCGGCGCGTGCTCGAGGAAGCGCGAAGATTGCTGCCCGCTTCGCTCCTCGCGTCGTTTGCCGATCGCGTTGGTTTCACGGGATACTGA